The following proteins are co-located in the Silene latifolia isolate original U9 population chromosome 1, ASM4854445v1, whole genome shotgun sequence genome:
- the LOC141588188 gene encoding uncharacterized protein LOC141588188 — translation MFCRGDTQSVVLLLRAFKTFSNASGLCMNQGKSSMYSNGVAESTMAALTRLSGMKRGTIPFHYLGVSITPKRLGVNDCQGLIDKVMARIRGIGARKLSYAGRLVLIQSVLHNLHNYWAIIFILPKIVLQHIDRLCRKFLWHGNELKDSPALVAWEYVCKPTRKRGLGLKCLYWWNIAAVAKYAWWIAKKTDHLWVRWIHAVYMKDKDWEVYEPGQGASWAWKKICWVKNLIKPFLFSGGFGDYSIKLGYSWLVDEGPDKAWHPWVTNKLMVPKHGFILWLMAHRRLLTQDRLMRMGVIQSNCCYLCGLDAESVEHLFFQCIYSKKCLALMSEWLNVDIPEQQALDWWVKYRNRSLLIKKTVAAAVAALIYAIWRCRNQSRMEGYLLTPGTVFKNCKSEIRMRLRCNRVGSVVRGVQIWRERICM, via the coding sequence ATGTTTTGTAGGGGGGATACACAGTCTGTGGTCTTGTTACTCAGGGCTTTTAAAACGTTTTCTAATGCTTCAGGTCTGTGTATGAATCAGGGGAAGTCTAGTATGTACAGTAATGGGGTAGCTGAATCTACTATGGCAGCTCTGACTAGACTTTCTGGAATGAAGAGGGGTACCATTCCTTTCCATTACTTGGGAGTTAGCATAACCCCAAAGAGGTTGGGTGTTAATGATTGTCAGGGGCTTATTGATAAGGTTATGGCTCGCATCAGAGGGATTGGGGCTCGTAAGTTGTCTTATGCAGGGAGACTGGTGTTAATTCAGTCTGTGCTGCACAACCTGCATAACTATTGGGCCATAATATTCATTCTCCCCAAGATTGTTTTACAACATATTGATAGATTGTGCAGGAAATTTCTCTGGCACGGCAATGAACTGAAAGATAGCCCAGCCTTAGTGGCTTGGGAATATGTTTGTAAACCAACAAGGAAAAGAGGGTTAGGCCTGAAATGTCTTTATTGGTGGAACATTGCTGCAGTTGCAAAATACGCATGGTGGATTGCAAAGAAAACTGACCATCTGTGGGTCAGATGGATTCATGCAGTGTATATGAAGGATAAAGACTGGGAGGTATATGAACCTGGGCAAGGGGCTAGCTGGGCATGGAAAAAAATCTGTTGGGTTAAAAACCTTATTAAACCTTTCCTGTTCAGTGGTGGTTTTGGTGATTATAGCATAAAACTTGGGTACTCTTGGCTTGTGGATGAAGGTCCTGACAAAGCATGGCATCCTTGGGTTACTAACAAGCTGATGGTTCCCAAACATGGGTTCATCTTGTGGTTAATGGCACATAGAAGACTGTTAACGCAGGACAGGCTTATGAGAATGGGTGTGATTCAATCAAATTGCTGTTATCTCTGTGGACTGGATGCTGAGTCTGTGGAGCATCTATTCTTTCAGTGTATTTACAGCAAGAAGTGTTTGGCTTTAATGTCTGAATGGCTGAATGTGGACATTCCTGAGCAACAGGCGCTGGACTGGTGGGTAAAATACAGGAATCGCTCTTTACTGATAAAGAAAACTGTAGCTGCTGCTGTGGCTGCTTTGATTTATGCAATTTGGAGGTGCAGGAACCAAAGTAGAATGGAGGGTTACTTGCTTACCCCTGGAACTGTCTTTAAAAATTGTAAAAGTGAAATTAGAATGAGGCTGAGGTGTAATAGAGTTGGGTCAGTTGTTAGAGGTGTACAAATCTGGAGGGAACGCATTTGTATGTGA